The window TGTACTAATTGAATTAAATTTTAATTAATTACAGAATTATTCGAATAATTCGTGTAATTTCATGATGTAAGCACCTAACTTACCATCGAAGTTACCTGCACTAATTTCGAGTACACCATCAACGGTACAAGCTGCCATAATACCCGCTTTCATAGCTGCTTTTACAGACTCTTCATCTACACCATCAATAACGATTTCAAATACACCGTCAGCATCAGCTCTGATGTCAGAGTCTACTTGGTCTTTTAAGGTTACACACATTTTTTCGTTAGTGGATGCGTTTAAGAATTTGGAATATTTGTTGGATCCTACTTTGGAACCGGAAGCAACCATACCACCAGGGAACGGGGTAATAGTACCAGGTACATGGGAAATTGCTTTTACAGCTAATTGGGCTGCTTTTACTCCAGCCATTACATCTTTAGCTAAAATGAAGAAGTTTCCTCCAGCTACACCATCTTTGTAACCGAATTCGGATTCCACTAAGAAGTCACCAGACATGATTGGAATGGAGTGTACTTTTCTGCCGTCAATGCAGCATTCTTTTTCGAAACCGTCACCGAAGAATTTGAGTTTGTTACCGGTTTTTAAGGTTTCTTCAGATTCAAGTAAGTTGAATGCCGCTGCAGTAGGAGCGGTTAATACACACATACCGATTCTT of the Methanobrevibacter ruminantium genome contains:
- the fhcD gene encoding formylmethanofuran--tetrahydromethanopterin N-formyltransferase, whose translation is MEINGVEIKDTYAEGFGIKVTRILVTAATPRLAKIAATEATGYGTSVIGCPAEAGIDCFVPAECTPDGRPGYAIMICQGGKKALDHELMERIGMCVLTAPTAAAFNLLESEETLKTGNKLKFFGDGFEKECCIDGRKVHSIPIMSGDFLVESEFGYKDGVAGGNFFILAKDVMAGVKAAQLAVKAISHVPGTITPFPGGMVASGSKVGSNKYSKFLNASTNEKMCVTLKDQVDSDIRADADGVFEIVIDGVDEESVKAAMKAGIMAACTVDGVLEISAGNFDGKLGAYIMKLHELFE